One window of Pseudomonas urmiensis genomic DNA carries:
- the trpE gene encoding anthranilate synthase component I: MTREEFLRLAAAGYNRIPLACETLADFDTPLSIYLKLADQANSYLLESVQGGEKWGRYSMIGLPSRTVMRVHGYHVSILQDGEQVESHEVEDPLAFVETFKDRYKVADIPGLPRFNGGLVGYFGYDCVRYVEKRLGACPNPDPLGVPDILLMVSDAVVVFDNLAGKMHAIVLVDPSEEQAFEQGQARLQGLLAKLREPITPRRGLDLSGPMAAEPAFRSSFTQADYERAVDTVKEYILAGDCMQVVPSQRMSIDFKAAPIDLYRALRCFNPTPYMYFFNFGDFHVVGSSPEVLVRVEDNLVTVRPIAGTRPRGATEEADRALEEDLLSDDKEIAEHLMLIDLGRNDVGRVSSTGSVRLTEKMVIERYSNVMHIVSNVTGQLREGLTAMDALRAILPAGTLSGAPKIRAMEIIDELEPVKRGVYGGAVGYFAWNGNMDTAIAIRTAVIKDGELHVQAGGGIVADSVPALEWEETINKRRAMFRAVALAEQTPQG, translated from the coding sequence ATGACCCGCGAAGAATTCCTGCGCCTGGCTGCTGCCGGCTACAACCGCATTCCCCTGGCCTGCGAAACCCTGGCCGACTTCGACACCCCGCTGTCGATCTACCTGAAACTGGCTGACCAGGCCAACTCCTACCTGCTCGAGTCGGTTCAGGGCGGCGAGAAGTGGGGCCGTTATTCGATGATTGGCCTGCCATCGCGCACCGTGATGCGCGTGCATGGCTACCACGTGAGCATCCTGCAGGATGGCGAGCAGGTGGAAAGCCATGAGGTGGAAGACCCGCTGGCCTTCGTCGAAACCTTCAAGGACCGCTACAAAGTCGCTGACATCCCGGGCCTGCCACGCTTCAACGGCGGCCTGGTTGGCTACTTTGGCTATGACTGCGTGCGTTATGTGGAAAAGCGCCTGGGCGCCTGCCCCAACCCGGATCCGCTGGGTGTGCCAGACATTCTCCTGATGGTCTCGGATGCGGTGGTGGTGTTCGACAATTTGGCTGGCAAGATGCACGCCATCGTCTTGGTCGACCCCTCCGAAGAGCAGGCCTTCGAGCAAGGCCAAGCGCGCCTGCAAGGCCTCTTGGCCAAACTGCGTGAGCCGATCACTCCACGTCGCGGCCTGGACCTGAGCGGGCCAATGGCGGCCGAGCCTGCGTTCCGCTCAAGCTTTACCCAGGCTGACTACGAGCGTGCGGTCGACACCGTCAAGGAATACATCCTGGCCGGTGACTGCATGCAGGTAGTGCCGTCGCAGCGTATGTCGATCGACTTCAAGGCCGCGCCAATCGATCTGTACCGCGCGCTGCGCTGCTTCAACCCGACGCCTTACATGTACTTCTTCAACTTTGGCGACTTCCATGTGGTGGGCAGCTCGCCGGAGGTGCTGGTGCGGGTCGAAGATAACCTGGTCACGGTACGGCCGATCGCAGGGACCCGCCCGCGTGGTGCTACCGAAGAAGCGGACCGGGCGCTCGAGGAGGACCTGCTCAGTGATGATAAAGAGATCGCCGAACACCTGATGCTGATCGACCTGGGCCGCAACGATGTCGGTCGGGTGTCTTCGACAGGCAGCGTACGCCTGACCGAGAAGATGGTGATCGAGCGTTATTCCAACGTCATGCACATCGTTTCCAACGTGACCGGCCAGCTGCGTGAAGGCCTGACGGCGATGGATGCGCTGCGGGCCATTCTGCCGGCCGGAACTTTGTCGGGTGCGCCGAAGATTCGTGCGATGGAGATCATCGACGAGCTGGAGCCGGTCAAACGCGGCGTCTATGGTGGGGCGGTCGGCTACTTTGCCTGGAACGGCAACATGGACACCGCGATCGCTATCCGCACCGCGGTGATCAAGGATGGCGAGCTGCACGTGCAGGCCGGCGGCGGTATCGTGGCTGACTCGGTGCCGGCGCTGGAGTGGGAAGAGACCATCAACAAACGCCGCGCCATGTTCCGCGCGGTGGCCTTGGCCGAGCAAACCCCGCAAGGCTGA
- a CDS encoding phosphoglycolate phosphatase: MSGFEQLFPGTLPRLVMFDLDGTLIDSVPDLAAAVDRMLLELGRPPAGLEAVRHWVGNGAQVLVRRALAGGLEHEQVDDQLAEQGLALFMEAYAQSHELTVVYPGVRDTLRWLRKQGVEMALITNKPERFVAPLLDQMKIGRYFRWIIGGDTLPQKKPDPAALLFVMKMAGVEPGQALFVGDSRSDVLAAKAAGVKCVGLSYGYNHGRPIHEETPSLVIDDLRALLPGCVVTDTGITLADLQASQDRESTVAVTGKFWMKVIKALARWRWRV; the protein is encoded by the coding sequence ATGAGTGGCTTCGAGCAGCTGTTCCCGGGGACGCTGCCCAGGCTGGTGATGTTCGATCTGGATGGCACGTTGATCGATTCAGTCCCCGACCTGGCCGCAGCCGTCGACCGCATGCTGCTCGAACTGGGTCGCCCGCCCGCTGGCCTTGAGGCGGTACGCCACTGGGTCGGCAATGGTGCTCAGGTTCTGGTCCGCCGTGCCCTGGCCGGCGGTCTTGAACATGAACAGGTAGACGATCAGCTGGCTGAACAGGGCCTGGCCTTGTTCATGGAGGCTTACGCCCAAAGCCATGAACTGACCGTGGTTTATCCTGGTGTGCGCGACACCCTGCGCTGGCTGCGCAAGCAGGGGGTGGAGATGGCGCTGATCACCAACAAGCCGGAGCGCTTCGTCGCGCCGTTGCTCGATCAGATGAAGATCGGCCGCTATTTTCGCTGGATCATCGGTGGCGACACCCTGCCACAGAAAAAGCCTGATCCGGCCGCCTTGCTGTTCGTGATGAAAATGGCCGGGGTCGAGCCTGGGCAAGCGCTGTTCGTCGGTGACTCGCGCAGCGATGTCCTGGCGGCCAAGGCTGCCGGGGTGAAGTGTGTCGGGCTGAGCTACGGCTACAACCATGGCCGACCGATCCATGAAGAAACCCCGAGCCTGGTGATCGATGATCTGCGTGCCCTGTTGCCTGGTTGCGTAGTCACCGACACTGGGATAACGTTGGCGGACCTTCAAGCCTCACAAGACAGAGAGTCCACCGTGGCGGTTACTGGCAAATTCTGGATGAAAGTCATCAAGGCCCTGGCCCGTTGGCGTTGGCGCGTCTGA
- the rpe gene encoding ribulose-phosphate 3-epimerase translates to MQPYAIAPSILSADFARLGEDVDKVLAAGADIVHFDVMDNHYVPNLTIGPMVCSALRKYGVTAPIDVHLMVSPVDRIIGDFIEAGATYITFHPEATTHIDRSLQLIRDGGCKAGLVFNPATGLDALKYVMDKIDMVLLMSVNPGFGGQKFIPGTLDKLREARALIDASGRDIRLEIDGGVNVNNIREITAAGADTFVAGSAIFNAPDYQEVIAKMRAEMALARP, encoded by the coding sequence ATGCAGCCCTACGCTATTGCCCCCTCCATTCTTTCCGCCGATTTCGCCCGTCTGGGTGAGGACGTCGACAAGGTGCTGGCCGCCGGGGCCGACATCGTTCACTTCGATGTCATGGACAACCATTACGTCCCCAACCTGACCATCGGCCCGATGGTCTGCAGCGCCTTGCGCAAGTACGGCGTGACCGCGCCAATCGACGTGCACCTGATGGTCAGCCCAGTCGACCGGATCATCGGCGACTTCATCGAAGCCGGCGCGACCTACATCACCTTCCACCCAGAGGCCACCACGCACATCGACCGCTCGCTGCAGTTGATCCGCGATGGCGGTTGCAAGGCTGGCCTGGTGTTCAACCCGGCCACTGGCCTGGATGCATTGAAGTACGTGATGGACAAGATCGACATGGTCCTGCTGATGAGCGTCAACCCAGGCTTCGGCGGCCAGAAGTTCATCCCCGGCACCCTCGACAAGCTGCGTGAAGCGCGTGCGCTGATCGACGCCAGTGGCCGCGATATCCGCCTGGAGATCGATGGCGGCGTCAACGTCAACAACATCCGCGAGATCACCGCCGCTGGCGCTGATACCTTCGTTGCCGGCTCGGCGATCTTCAATGCCCCGGACTACCAGGAAGTGATCGCCAAGATGCGCGCCGAAATGGCCTTGGCCCGCCCATGA
- a CDS encoding ABC transporter permease: MLSPYMSPVERVWFYSLRILCGLILLFLVLPVLVIIPLSFNSGSFLVYPLQGFSLQWYHDFFASAEWMRALKNSIIVAPAATVLAMVFGTLAAIGLTRGDFPGKSLVMALVISPMVVPVVIIGVASYLFFAPLGMGNSFISLILVHAVLGVPFVIITVSATLQGFNYNLVRAAASLGASPLTAFRRVTLPLIAPGVISGALFAFATSFDEVVVTLFLAGPEQATLPRQMFSGIRENLSPTIAAAATLLIAFSVILLLTLEWLRGRSEKLRTQQPS; encoded by the coding sequence ATGCTGAGTCCATACATGTCGCCCGTGGAGCGGGTCTGGTTCTACAGCCTGCGGATTCTCTGCGGCTTGATCCTGTTGTTCCTGGTGCTGCCGGTGTTGGTGATCATCCCGCTGTCATTCAACAGCGGCAGTTTCCTGGTCTATCCCTTGCAGGGCTTCTCGCTGCAGTGGTACCACGACTTCTTCGCCTCGGCCGAGTGGATGCGGGCGTTGAAGAACAGCATCATCGTCGCCCCGGCGGCGACCGTGCTGGCCATGGTGTTCGGCACCCTGGCGGCGATTGGCCTGACTCGCGGCGACTTCCCCGGCAAATCGTTGGTGATGGCGCTGGTGATCTCGCCGATGGTGGTGCCGGTGGTGATCATTGGCGTGGCCAGCTACTTGTTCTTCGCCCCGCTGGGGATGGGCAACAGCTTCATCTCGCTGATTCTGGTGCATGCGGTGCTGGGTGTGCCCTTCGTCATCATCACCGTGTCGGCGACCTTGCAAGGCTTTAACTACAACCTGGTGCGGGCCGCAGCCAGCCTGGGGGCGTCGCCACTGACGGCGTTTCGGCGGGTGACCTTGCCTCTGATTGCCCCGGGGGTGATCTCCGGCGCGTTGTTCGCCTTTGCCACCTCGTTCGATGAAGTGGTAGTGACGCTGTTCCTGGCCGGGCCCGAGCAGGCGACCTTGCCGCGGCAGATGTTCAGCGGCATTCGCGAAAACCTCAGCCCGACCATTGCCGCAGCGGCGACGTTGCTGATCGCGTTCTCGGTGATTTTGCTGCTGACCCTGGAATGGTTGCGTGGGCGTAGTGAGAAGCTGCGTACTCAACAGCCCAGCTAA
- a CDS encoding ABC transporter permease: MAIAVPLKEGAGPNLKQRLKHAERVNRWKAQALIAPLALFLLLVFLVPIAALLYKSVGNPEVVAGLPRTVEAIEQWDGKSLPGEEVYKALSLDLPEARKNQTLGDLSKRLNMELAGYRSLLSKTARALPLKTEPGSYKEALQTLDERWGDPAYWQAIRRNTSTVTPYYLLASVDHRIDDLGELAKATPDQAIYLDIFARTLWMGVVITVICLLLAYPLAYLLANLPTRQSNLLMILVLLPFWTSILVRVAAWIVLLQSGGLINSALMAMGIIDEPLELVFNRTGVYISMVHILLPFMILPLYSVMKGISPSYMRAAISLGCHPFASFWRVYFPQTYAGVGAGCLLVFILAIGYYITPALLGSPNDQMVSYFVAFYTNTSINWGMATALGGLLLLATVLLYLIYSWLVGASRLRLS; this comes from the coding sequence ATGGCCATTGCAGTGCCCCTTAAAGAAGGCGCAGGTCCAAACCTGAAACAGCGCCTCAAGCATGCCGAGCGGGTCAACCGCTGGAAGGCCCAGGCGTTGATCGCGCCGCTGGCGCTGTTCCTGCTGCTGGTGTTCCTGGTGCCGATCGCGGCGCTGTTGTACAAAAGCGTCGGCAACCCCGAGGTGGTCGCCGGCCTGCCGCGGACCGTCGAGGCGATCGAGCAGTGGGATGGCAAAAGCCTACCGGGCGAAGAGGTCTACAAGGCGCTGAGCCTGGACCTGCCCGAGGCGCGCAAGAACCAGACCCTGGGCGATCTGTCCAAACGCTTGAACATGGAGCTGGCCGGTTATCGCAGCCTGCTGTCGAAGACTGCGCGGGCGCTGCCGTTGAAGACTGAACCTGGCTCTTATAAAGAAGCACTGCAAACCCTCGATGAGCGTTGGGGCGATCCGGCCTATTGGCAGGCGATCCGCCGCAATACCAGCACCGTCACCCCGTATTACTTGCTGGCCTCGGTCGACCATCGTATCGATGACCTGGGTGAGCTGGCCAAGGCCACGCCAGACCAGGCGATCTACCTGGATATTTTCGCCCGCACCCTGTGGATGGGTGTGGTGATCACTGTTATCTGCTTGTTGTTGGCCTACCCGTTGGCTTATCTGCTAGCCAACCTGCCAACCCGGCAGAGCAACTTGTTGATGATCCTGGTGCTGTTGCCGTTCTGGACCTCGATCCTGGTGCGGGTCGCGGCCTGGATCGTGCTGTTGCAGTCGGGTGGATTGATCAACAGTGCGCTGATGGCCATGGGCATCATCGATGAGCCGCTGGAGTTGGTGTTCAACCGCACAGGTGTGTACATCTCGATGGTGCACATCCTGCTGCCGTTCATGATCCTGCCGCTGTACAGCGTGATGAAGGGCATCTCGCCGAGCTATATGCGCGCCGCAATCTCGCTGGGTTGCCATCCGTTCGCCAGTTTCTGGCGGGTGTACTTCCCGCAGACCTACGCTGGCGTGGGCGCTGGCTGCTTGTTGGTGTTCATCCTGGCCATCGGCTACTACATCACCCCGGCGTTGCTGGGCAGCCCGAACGACCAGATGGTCAGCTATTTCGTCGCCTTCTATACCAACACCAGCATCAACTGGGGCATGGCCACTGCGTTGGGCGGGCTGTTGCTGCTGGCGACCGTGCTGTTGTACCTGATCTATAGCTGGCTGGTGGGCGCTAGCCGCCTGCGCTTGAGCTGA
- a CDS encoding ABC transporter substrate-binding protein, which produces MRKQLKLTALALGLFAAGHALAADLTVVSFGGANKAAQVKAFYEPWEKAGKGKIVAGEYNGEMAKVKAMVDTKSVSWNLVEVESPELARGCDEGMFEELDPALFGDEADYVPGAIQPCGVGFFVWSTVLAYNADKLKTAPTSWADFWDTKQFPGKRGLRKGAKYTLEFALMADGVAPKDVYKVLATKEGVDRAFKKLDELKPSIQWWEAGAQPPQYLASGDVVMSSAYNGRIAAVQKESNLKVVWNGGIYDFDAWAIPKGAKDVEEAKKFIAYTVQPEQQKTYSENIAYGPANSKAVPLLADAVKKDMPTTPENIANQVQIDVAFWADNSEQLEQRFNAWAAKK; this is translated from the coding sequence ATGCGCAAGCAGTTGAAACTGACCGCCCTGGCCCTCGGCCTGTTCGCCGCAGGCCATGCCCTGGCCGCGGACTTGACCGTGGTGTCGTTCGGCGGGGCCAACAAGGCCGCCCAGGTCAAGGCGTTCTACGAGCCGTGGGAGAAGGCTGGCAAGGGCAAGATCGTCGCTGGCGAGTACAACGGCGAGATGGCCAAGGTCAAAGCCATGGTCGACACCAAGAGCGTGTCGTGGAACCTGGTCGAGGTCGAGTCGCCGGAGCTGGCCCGTGGTTGCGACGAGGGCATGTTCGAAGAGCTCGACCCGGCGCTGTTCGGTGACGAGGCCGACTACGTGCCAGGCGCCATCCAGCCATGCGGCGTGGGCTTCTTCGTCTGGTCCACGGTCCTGGCGTACAACGCCGACAAGCTCAAGACCGCACCTACCAGCTGGGCCGATTTCTGGGACACCAAGCAGTTCCCGGGCAAGCGTGGCCTGCGCAAGGGCGCCAAATACACCCTGGAATTCGCCCTGATGGCTGACGGCGTCGCGCCCAAGGACGTGTACAAGGTGCTCGCGACCAAAGAGGGTGTAGACCGCGCCTTCAAGAAACTCGACGAGCTCAAGCCGAGCATTCAGTGGTGGGAAGCCGGCGCCCAGCCGCCACAGTACCTGGCCTCGGGTGACGTGGTCATGAGCTCGGCCTACAACGGCCGGATCGCCGCGGTACAGAAAGAGAGCAACCTCAAAGTGGTGTGGAACGGCGGCATCTACGACTTCGACGCCTGGGCCATCCCCAAAGGCGCCAAGGACGTGGAAGAGGCGAAGAAGTTCATCGCCTACACCGTGCAGCCCGAGCAGCAGAAGACCTATTCGGAAAACATCGCCTACGGCCCGGCCAACTCCAAGGCCGTACCGCTGCTGGCCGATGCCGTGAAGAAAGACATGCCGACCACGCCTGAGAACATCGCCAACCAGGTGCAGATCGACGTGGCCTTCTGGGCCGACAACAGCGAGCAACTGGAGCAACGCTTCAACGCTTGGGCTGCGAAGAAGTAA
- a CDS encoding ABC transporter ATP-binding protein — translation MSEANSNAATSETLVSFRGVQKSYDGESLIVKDLNLDIRKGEFLTLLGPSGSGKTTSLMMLAGFETPTAGEIQLAGRSINNVPPHKRDIGMVFQNYALFPHMTVAENLAFPLSVRNLSKTDISERVKRVLGMVQLDAFAKRYPGQLSGGQQQRVALARALVFEPQLVLMDEPLGALDKQLREHMQMEIKHIHQRLGVTVVYVTHDQGEALTMSDRVAVFHQGEIQQIADPRTLYEEPRNTFVANFIGENNRLNGTLLARNGERCQVQLARGERVEALAVNVGEAGDPVTLSIRPERVRLNGHSESCVNRFSGRVAEFIYLGDHVRVRLEVCGKGDFFVKQPIAELDPALAVGDVVPLGWEVEHARALDPIAEAH, via the coding sequence ATGAGCGAGGCGAATTCGAACGCTGCCACCAGCGAGACGCTGGTCAGTTTCCGTGGTGTGCAGAAGAGCTACGACGGCGAATCGCTGATCGTCAAAGACCTCAACCTGGACATCCGCAAGGGCGAGTTCCTCACCTTGCTGGGCCCTTCCGGTTCGGGCAAGACCACCAGCCTGATGATGCTGGCCGGCTTCGAAACGCCCACCGCTGGCGAGATCCAGCTGGCGGGTCGCTCGATCAACAACGTGCCGCCGCACAAGCGCGACATTGGCATGGTGTTCCAGAACTACGCGCTGTTCCCGCATATGACCGTGGCCGAGAACCTGGCCTTCCCCTTGAGCGTGCGCAACCTGAGCAAGACCGACATCAGCGAGCGGGTCAAGCGCGTGCTCGGCATGGTCCAGCTCGATGCCTTCGCCAAGCGCTACCCAGGCCAGCTCTCCGGTGGCCAGCAACAGCGGGTGGCCCTGGCCCGTGCGCTGGTGTTCGAGCCGCAGCTGGTGCTGATGGACGAGCCACTCGGCGCCCTCGACAAGCAGCTGCGCGAACACATGCAGATGGAGATCAAGCACATCCACCAGCGCCTTGGCGTAACCGTGGTGTACGTGACCCACGACCAGGGCGAAGCGTTGACCATGTCCGACCGTGTGGCGGTGTTCCATCAAGGTGAAATCCAGCAGATCGCCGACCCGCGCACCCTCTATGAAGAGCCGCGCAACACCTTCGTCGCCAACTTCATCGGCGAGAACAACCGCCTCAACGGCACCCTGCTGGCGCGCAATGGCGAGCGTTGCCAGGTGCAGCTGGCGCGTGGCGAGCGGGTCGAGGCGCTGGCGGTCAACGTTGGCGAGGCGGGCGATCCGGTGACCTTGTCGATCCGCCCCGAGCGCGTACGGCTCAATGGCCACAGTGAAAGCTGCGTCAACCGTTTCTCCGGGCGGGTGGCCGAGTTCATCTACCTGGGCGACCACGTACGGGTGCGCCTGGAAGTCTGCGGCAAAGGCGACTTCTTCGTGAAGCAGCCGATTGCCGAACTCGACCCGGCCCTGGCCGTGGGCGATGTGGTACCGCTTGGCTGGGAGGTCGAGCACGCTCGCGCGCTCGACCCGATTGCCGAAGCCCACTGA
- a CDS encoding response regulator: MIRVLVAEDHTIVREGIKQLIGLAKDMQVAGEAGNGEQLLETLRHTPCEVVLLDISMPGVNGLEAIPRIRALNNPPAILMLSMHDEAQMAARALKAGAAGYATKDSDPALLLTAIRRVAGGARYIDPSLADRMVFEVGLTETRPLHTLLSEREFSVFERLAQGANVNDIAQQLALSSKTISTHKARLMQKLKVNSLAELVKYAMEHKLV; this comes from the coding sequence GTGATTCGAGTGCTGGTGGCCGAAGACCACACCATAGTTCGTGAAGGCATCAAGCAGCTGATCGGCCTGGCCAAGGACATGCAGGTGGCGGGGGAGGCCGGCAATGGCGAGCAACTGCTCGAGACCCTGCGCCACACCCCTTGTGAAGTGGTATTGCTGGATATCTCCATGCCTGGGGTTAATGGCTTGGAGGCGATCCCGCGGATTCGCGCGTTGAACAACCCGCCAGCGATCCTGATGTTGTCGATGCATGATGAAGCGCAGATGGCCGCCCGCGCCTTGAAAGCGGGCGCCGCTGGCTATGCCACCAAGGACAGCGATCCGGCGCTGTTGCTCACCGCTATTCGCCGGGTAGCCGGAGGCGCGCGCTATATCGACCCATCGCTGGCCGACCGGATGGTCTTCGAGGTTGGCCTGACCGAGACCCGGCCGCTGCATACCTTGCTTTCGGAACGTGAGTTCTCGGTCTTCGAGCGCCTCGCCCAAGGCGCCAACGTCAACGACATCGCCCAGCAACTGGCGCTGTCGAGCAAGACCATCAGCACCCACAAGGCGCGACTGATGCAGAAGCTCAAGGTCAACTCGCTGGCCGAGCTGGTCAAGTACGCCATGGAGCACAAGTTGGTGTGA
- a CDS encoding PAS domain-containing sensor histidine kinase encodes MKRMRRLLVIGCLCLPLIALARPTPAPTVALEPDQQQWLEEHRSLRVGLVLQAPYAQFDRRLQQLYGANVELVNWLAQALRLDLTWRNFADQAALEHALQAGEIDFAPGLTQTPASLRLWLFSDPYMRVPQLMVGPRTGAVAVELEKLGAGERVAVRMPSALADYLRGNYANLNLQGVPNERQALQLLLGGQASYAVLDEAQLSRLSRESEFSDLAVVGDIGLPQLLRVGSRRDWPLLADVLERGLQAMPAKELEQLHQRWLQPKYPRLSDSTGFWQNLALLFGMLLLCAIATLVWQRRQQRQLERSLLAARDNLHERQAREEALRLSQFSIDQSTVGILWVNWDSHVRYANHAAERMLGYGEGELLERPLIDFEPNLQMDRWLELWKRARTGDGGAQQFESQCLRADGSLLPVDLSLSFLRFRDAEYLVVFLTDVTERRRALAALRESEARLKGIAGNVPGLVFRLERDPAEGDLEFPYISEGSEALVGYAPAAIQHPEMGLRNLVHPQDRADYHRVQDLALANNQDWSWQGRILTRQGEQRWADIKASTRRLADGRVVWDGVVWDITQSKRAELALAQSQGQLRELSAHLESVREEEKARIAREVHDELGQMLTVLKLEVSMCELAYAELDPGLNERLTSMKRLIAQLFQLVRDVATALRPPILDAGIASAIEWQARRFEARTQIPCLVQVPEHLPALSDAKATGLFRILQEALTNVMRHAQAHTVQIELVHEHDVLRMSVIDDGVGFCTDQARPTSFGLVGMRERVLMLGGSMTLDSEPGEGSSLSVSIPLD; translated from the coding sequence ATGAAGCGAATGCGTCGCCTGTTGGTTATCGGCTGCTTGTGCCTGCCCTTGATCGCTTTGGCCAGGCCCACGCCTGCGCCGACGGTGGCGCTGGAACCGGACCAGCAGCAATGGCTGGAAGAGCATCGCAGCCTACGTGTTGGCCTGGTGCTGCAAGCGCCGTACGCGCAGTTCGACCGGCGCCTGCAGCAGCTATATGGGGCCAATGTCGAGTTGGTCAACTGGCTGGCCCAGGCGCTGCGCCTGGATCTGACCTGGCGCAACTTCGCCGACCAAGCGGCGCTGGAGCATGCGCTGCAGGCCGGTGAGATCGATTTCGCCCCAGGCCTTACGCAAACCCCAGCCAGTCTGCGCTTGTGGTTGTTCAGCGATCCCTACATGCGCGTCCCGCAATTGATGGTCGGCCCGCGTACCGGCGCGGTGGCGGTCGAGCTTGAAAAACTTGGCGCGGGTGAGCGGGTTGCGGTGCGCATGCCCAGCGCCCTGGCCGATTACCTGCGGGGCAACTACGCCAACCTCAACCTGCAGGGTGTACCTAACGAACGCCAGGCCCTGCAGTTGCTGCTGGGCGGGCAGGCGAGCTATGCCGTGTTGGACGAGGCCCAGCTCAGCCGGTTGTCGCGCGAGAGTGAGTTCAGTGATCTGGCGGTGGTCGGCGATATCGGCCTGCCACAGTTGCTGCGGGTTGGCTCCAGGCGTGATTGGCCGTTACTGGCCGATGTGCTGGAGCGCGGTCTACAGGCCATGCCAGCCAAAGAGCTGGAGCAGTTGCACCAGCGCTGGCTGCAACCGAAGTATCCGCGCCTGAGTGACAGCACAGGCTTCTGGCAGAATTTGGCGCTGCTGTTCGGCATGCTGCTGCTGTGCGCCATCGCCACGCTGGTCTGGCAGCGTCGCCAGCAGCGGCAGTTGGAGCGCAGCCTGCTGGCGGCCAGGGATAACCTGCATGAACGCCAGGCGCGGGAAGAAGCGCTGCGTTTGAGCCAGTTCTCCATCGACCAGAGCACCGTGGGCATTCTCTGGGTCAATTGGGACAGTCATGTGCGCTACGCCAACCATGCCGCAGAACGCATGCTGGGGTATGGCGAAGGCGAACTGCTCGAGCGGCCGTTGATCGATTTCGAGCCGAATCTGCAAATGGATCGCTGGCTTGAACTGTGGAAGCGTGCCCGCACCGGTGATGGCGGCGCCCAGCAGTTCGAAAGCCAGTGCCTGCGCGCCGACGGCAGCCTGCTGCCGGTCGACCTGTCGCTGAGCTTTCTGCGTTTTCGCGATGCCGAGTACCTGGTGGTGTTCCTCACCGATGTTACCGAGCGCCGCCGTGCCCTGGCCGCCCTGCGCGAAAGCGAGGCGCGGCTCAAGGGCATCGCTGGCAACGTGCCGGGGCTGGTGTTCCGCCTGGAGCGTGATCCGGCCGAGGGCGATTTGGAGTTTCCCTACATCAGTGAAGGCAGCGAGGCGTTGGTGGGCTACGCGCCGGCGGCGATCCAGCACCCTGAGATGGGCCTGCGCAACTTGGTCCATCCGCAGGACCGCGCCGACTATCACCGCGTCCAGGACCTGGCCCTGGCCAATAATCAGGACTGGTCCTGGCAGGGGCGCATCCTCACCCGCCAGGGCGAGCAGCGCTGGGCCGATATCAAGGCCAGTACCCGGCGCCTGGCCGATGGCCGGGTGGTGTGGGACGGCGTGGTCTGGGACATCACCCAGAGCAAGCGGGCCGAGCTGGCCCTGGCGCAATCTCAAGGGCAGCTGCGCGAGTTGTCGGCGCACCTGGAAAGCGTGCGCGAGGAAGAGAAAGCGCGTATCGCCCGAGAGGTACACGATGAGCTGGGGCAGATGCTCACCGTGCTAAAGCTTGAGGTGTCGATGTGCGAGCTGGCCTATGCCGAACTCGACCCTGGGCTCAACGAACGCCTGACCAGCATGAAGCGCCTGATCGCCCAGCTGTTCCAACTGGTGCGTGACGTGGCCACCGCGCTGCGTCCGCCGATCCTGGATGCGGGCATCGCTTCGGCCATTGAATGGCAGGCGCGGCGTTTCGAGGCGCGCACGCAGATTCCTTGCCTGGTGCAAGTGCCGGAGCATCTGCCTGCATTGAGTGACGCCAAGGCCACGGGGTTATTTCGCATCCTTCAGGAGGCATTGACCAACGTGATGCGCCACGCTCAGGCTCATACCGTGCAGATCGAACTGGTGCACGAGCATGACGTACTGCGCATGAGCGTCATCGATGATGGGGTGGGTTTTTGCACCGATCAGGCCAGGCCGACGTCCTTTGGCCTGGTGGGGATGCGCGAGCGGGTCCTGATGCTTGGCGGCAGCATGACTCTGGACAGTGAGCCGGGTGAAGGCAGTAGCCTGAGTGTGAGCATTCCTCTGGATTAG